In Polaribacter sp. L3A8, a genomic segment contains:
- a CDS encoding LacI family DNA-binding transcriptional regulator, whose translation MIKKKTTIKDIANVLNISPAAVSKALHNDTRISEKTKKAVRQVAKNLNYQPNYLASALRSGKSKLVGVIVPRTNSNFFSSVIQNLEEVLNKEGYNIIITQSNESFKKECASIDTLLYTQVDGIIASMANETVDLTYFEKVKKAGIPLIMFDRGENDLNVDYIGIDDYNSSQIIVEHLVDKGCKRIAHIGGFKHTRIFNNRIRGYIDALKKNNLPLDEELLIESNLSIKDGREKMTQLLSLKNRPDAVYVAGDYAALGALQVLKENNIKIPNEIALVGFGNEPFTSMTTPTITSIDQHSDEIGKQAAFAFLEHAKKAVVKQTFTKRILDVALIARDSTNTEHS comes from the coding sequence ATTATCAAAAAGAAAACTACCATAAAAGATATTGCAAATGTTCTAAACATTTCACCTGCAGCTGTTTCTAAAGCCTTACATAATGATACTCGAATTAGTGAGAAAACAAAAAAAGCAGTTAGACAGGTGGCAAAAAATCTTAATTACCAACCAAATTATTTAGCAAGTGCACTAAGAAGTGGAAAAAGTAAATTAGTAGGTGTAATTGTACCTAGAACAAACAGCAACTTTTTTTCATCAGTCATTCAAAATTTAGAAGAGGTATTAAATAAAGAAGGTTATAATATTATTATTACACAATCTAACGAATCGTTTAAAAAAGAATGTGCCAGTATTGACACCTTATTATATACACAAGTAGATGGCATAATTGCTTCTATGGCCAATGAAACTGTAGATTTAACGTATTTTGAAAAAGTTAAAAAAGCAGGCATTCCATTAATTATGTTTGATAGAGGTGAAAATGATTTAAATGTAGATTATATTGGTATAGATGATTACAATAGTAGCCAAATAATTGTAGAACACCTTGTTGATAAAGGATGCAAAAGAATTGCTCACATTGGTGGTTTTAAGCATACTAGAATTTTTAACAACAGAATTAGAGGGTATATTGATGCTTTAAAAAAGAATAATTTACCTTTAGATGAAGAATTACTAATAGAAAGTAATCTTAGTATAAAAGATGGAAGAGAAAAAATGACTCAGCTTTTATCTCTAAAAAACAGACCAGACGCTGTTTATGTTGCAGGTGATTATGCTGCATTAGGTGCTTTACAAGTATTAAAAGAAAATAATATTAAAATACCTAATGAAATTGCTTTGGTTGGTTTTGGTAACGAACCCTTTACATCGATGACAACACCTACAATAACAAGTATAGATCAACATAGTGATGAAATTGGTAAACAAGCTGCTTTTGCATTCTTGGAACATGCTAAAAAAGCAGTAGTTAAACAAACGTTTACTAAAAGAATTTTAGATGTTGCTCTTATAGCTAGAGACTCTACAAATACAGAACATTCTTAA
- a CDS encoding sugar kinase, which yields MAKVVTFGEIMLRLAPQGFLRFSQANNFDAIYGGGESNVAVSLANYGVDVDFVTRLPKNDIGECAMMEMRKRGVGVDKIVYGGDRLGIYFLETGAVSRGSKVVYDRAHSAIAEIESGMIDWDAVFEGCEWFHWTGITPAISQGSADVCLEAVKAASAKGITISTDLNYRAKLWNFCDAAHRESIMTELTSYCDIILGNEEDAEMHFGIKPDGAAVQTAGHDVKAEAFLSVCQQMTEKFPRAKKVITTLRGSISASHNTWAGVLYDGKKMLQTRQYQITDIVDRVGGGDSFMGGLIYGLLTYPEDDQNALDFAVAASCLKHTIKGDANLVTVAEVKKLMGGDASGRVAR from the coding sequence ATGGCAAAAGTAGTAACATTTGGAGAGATCATGTTGAGATTAGCTCCTCAAGGATTTTTAAGATTTTCACAAGCAAATAATTTTGACGCTATTTATGGTGGAGGAGAATCTAATGTAGCAGTATCATTAGCAAATTATGGAGTAGATGTAGATTTTGTAACGCGTTTACCAAAAAATGATATTGGTGAGTGTGCAATGATGGAAATGCGTAAAAGAGGAGTTGGTGTAGATAAGATTGTTTATGGTGGAGACCGTTTAGGAATTTATTTCTTAGAAACAGGGGCTGTATCTAGAGGATCTAAAGTGGTTTATGACAGAGCGCATTCTGCAATTGCAGAAATAGAATCTGGAATGATCGATTGGGATGCTGTTTTTGAAGGTTGTGAATGGTTTCATTGGACAGGAATTACGCCTGCAATTTCTCAAGGTTCTGCAGATGTTTGTTTAGAAGCTGTAAAAGCGGCTAGCGCAAAAGGAATTACTATTTCTACAGATTTAAACTATCGTGCTAAATTATGGAATTTCTGTGATGCTGCACATAGAGAATCTATTATGACAGAATTAACTTCTTACTGTGATATTATTTTAGGAAACGAAGAAGATGCAGAAATGCACTTTGGTATTAAACCAGATGGAGCAGCAGTACAAACAGCTGGTCATGATGTAAAAGCAGAAGCTTTCTTATCAGTTTGTCAACAAATGACAGAGAAATTTCCAAGAGCTAAAAAAGTAATTACTACTTTAAGAGGTTCTATTTCTGCTTCTCATAATACTTGGGCAGGAGTTTTATATGACGGTAAAAAAATGTTACAAACACGTCAGTACCAAATTACAGATATCGTAGATAGAGTAGGTGGTGGAGATTCATTTATGGGAGGTTTAATCTACGGATTATTAACATACCCAGAAGATGATCAAAATGCATTAGATTTTGCCGTTGCAGCATCTTGTTTAAAGCACACTATTAAAGGTGATGCAAATTTAGTAACAGTTGCAGAAGTAAAAAAATTAATGGGTGGTGATGCATCTGGACGAGTAGCAAGATAA
- a CDS encoding bifunctional 4-hydroxy-2-oxoglutarate aldolase/2-dehydro-3-deoxy-phosphogluconate aldolase translates to MAQFSRLEVAQVMKETGMIPLFFHNDIELSKKVLKACYDGGARLMEFTARGDFAHEVFGELTKYAIAELPGMIMGVGSVTDAGAASLYMALGANFIVTPVLREDIAIACNRKKVLWSPGCGTLTEITRAEELGCEIVKLFPGDIYGPQFVKGVKGPQPWTSLMPTGGVSPTEENLKGWFDAGVTCVGMGSKLISKEIIANKDYAKLEKDVRAALAIVKAVRK, encoded by the coding sequence ATGGCACAGTTTTCAAGATTAGAAGTAGCACAAGTAATGAAAGAAACAGGGATGATTCCTTTGTTTTTTCATAACGATATAGAATTAAGTAAAAAAGTATTAAAAGCATGTTATGATGGTGGAGCTCGTTTAATGGAGTTTACAGCACGTGGAGATTTTGCTCACGAAGTTTTTGGTGAGTTAACAAAATATGCTATTGCAGAATTACCGGGTATGATTATGGGTGTTGGTTCTGTTACAGATGCAGGAGCAGCTTCATTGTATATGGCTTTAGGAGCCAACTTTATTGTAACTCCTGTTTTAAGAGAAGACATTGCAATTGCTTGTAATCGTAAAAAAGTATTATGGTCTCCTGGTTGTGGTACATTAACAGAAATAACCAGAGCAGAAGAATTAGGATGCGAAATTGTAAAATTATTCCCTGGAGATATTTATGGACCTCAATTTGTAAAAGGAGTTAAAGGACCACAACCTTGGACTAGTTTAATGCCAACAGGTGGAGTTTCTCCTACTGAAGAAAACTTAAAAGGTTGGTTTGATGCAGGTGTAACTTGTGTTGGTATGGGATCTAAATTAATTTCTAAAGAAATTATTGCTAACAAAGATTATGCAAAATTAGAAAAAGATGTAAGAGCAGCTTTAGCTATTGTAAAAGCAGTTAGAAAATAA
- a CDS encoding response regulator — protein sequence MSKNLKVLLIEDNLIEIMKMKRTLSLLKLDHTMQEAKNGEVALEILQDKSNFPDLILLDLNMPKMSGIEFLSILKKDENIQHIPTVILTTSDNQKDLEECYKLGVSGYILKPLKYDDYVKKIETVLSYWSVNELKKY from the coding sequence ATGTCTAAAAATTTGAAAGTATTGTTAATTGAAGATAACCTAATTGAAATAATGAAAATGAAAAGAACACTTTCATTATTAAAATTAGACCATACAATGCAGGAAGCTAAAAATGGTGAAGTAGCATTAGAAATTTTACAAGATAAAAGTAATTTCCCTGATTTAATTTTATTAGATTTAAACATGCCTAAAATGAGTGGAATAGAATTTCTATCGATCTTAAAAAAGGATGAAAATATACAACATATTCCTACCGTAATATTAACCACTTCAGATAATCAAAAAGATTTAGAAGAATGTTATAAATTAGGTGTTTCTGGTTACATTTTAAAGCCACTAAAATATGATGATTATGTTAAAAAGATTGAAACAGTGCTGTCTTATTGGAGTGTGAATGAACTAAAAAAATACTAA
- a CDS encoding heme NO-binding domain-containing protein, producing MKGIVFTEFLDLVEEKFGLEMVDKIIYQSELASEGIYTSVGTYSFSEMLQLVTNLSDNTGISTDNLLLVYAEHFFGMIERSYPGLLATYKDPIEMLASIENHIHVEVQKIYPEAELPTFIVEEKTENSLTMVYKSSRAMHHFGLGLMNKTFEHFNTEASIVLEKIKEDGTKVRFIVNKK from the coding sequence ATGAAAGGAATTGTTTTTACAGAATTTTTAGATCTAGTAGAAGAAAAGTTTGGTTTAGAAATGGTTGATAAAATTATTTATCAATCAGAATTAGCATCAGAAGGAATTTATACATCTGTAGGAACATACAGCTTTTCTGAAATGTTGCAATTAGTAACAAACTTAAGTGATAACACAGGTATTTCTACGGATAATTTGCTTTTGGTTTATGCAGAGCACTTTTTTGGAATGATAGAAAGAAGTTATCCAGGTCTTTTAGCAACCTATAAAGACCCAATAGAAATGTTGGCTTCTATTGAAAATCATATACATGTAGAGGTGCAGAAAATTTACCCAGAAGCAGAATTGCCAACATTTATTGTAGAAGAAAAAACAGAAAATTCTTTAACAATGGTGTATAAGTCTAGTAGAGCAATGCATCATTTTGGATTGGGGTTAATGAATAAAACTTTCGAGCATTTTAATACAGAGGCATCTATTGTTTTAGAAAAAATAAAGGAAGATGGTACAAAGGTTCGATTTATTGTTAATAAAAAATAA
- a CDS encoding PAS domain-containing sensor histidine kinase, which produces MSQHQIEILERALKREKSARKAAEKILEDKSRDLYELSEELKGSNIKLNELLEEKSSTLKGVFDNINDAYLVMDLFGNVLKMNEVAVGLFGYDIEIENFNVTEIIYPEDVEYTYKSFTELYEKGFFNGFTARIYTKNKEIKWVQINATVVYNKENKAIAAQGIIRDITKEKEEEYLLVESENRLAALVLNLNSGIILEDENRKIVLSNTKFCELFKVDAKPQDLFGMDCKMASEQNKVLFKEPALFVTRMDEIVAAKKSVFGEQLEMIDGVILERNYIPIFIEGKIKGFLWTFRDITLEKKYSLSLESEKEKYSSIIANMNLGLVEINTDDEISMVNQSFLEMSGYAKEELIGKVGRDIFAFNDSSNVVKDQKEKRLKGESTSYEFKTKNKSGETKYWLVSAAPNYNLLGENIGSIALNLDITKFKRLQLQKEQILKELEKSNEHLHEYAHIVSHDLKSPLRSIDALVSWIKADNEGKFDEVTLQNFGLVETTLETMEKLISDVLEYSSAGSSTEEYEDVDLNNTLSDLKKILFIPENIAVNVLKKLPIVKGDKTKFQQLFQNFISNAIKFCDKEIGVVEIDYKEDFTFYQFSIRDNGIGIEEKYHDKIFEVFTSLNKREDSTGIGLSIVKKIVDLYKGVIWLESEPNKGTTFYFTIKKT; this is translated from the coding sequence ATGAGTCAACATCAAATAGAAATACTAGAACGAGCACTAAAACGTGAAAAATCCGCAAGAAAAGCTGCAGAAAAAATTCTAGAGGATAAATCTAGAGATTTATATGAGCTTTCAGAAGAATTAAAAGGTTCTAATATAAAGTTAAATGAACTTTTAGAAGAAAAATCTTCTACATTAAAAGGAGTATTTGATAACATTAATGATGCATATCTAGTAATGGATTTGTTTGGTAATGTTTTAAAAATGAATGAGGTTGCTGTAGGTCTTTTTGGTTATGATATTGAAATAGAAAATTTTAATGTAACAGAAATTATTTATCCAGAAGATGTAGAATATACTTATAAATCTTTTACAGAATTATATGAAAAAGGTTTTTTTAATGGTTTTACAGCAAGAATTTATACTAAAAATAAAGAAATTAAATGGGTGCAAATAAATGCAACTGTTGTTTATAATAAAGAAAATAAAGCAATTGCAGCACAAGGTATTATTAGAGATATTACTAAAGAAAAAGAAGAAGAATATTTATTAGTAGAGTCAGAAAATAGATTAGCAGCACTTGTGTTAAACCTAAATAGTGGTATTATTTTAGAAGATGAAAATCGAAAAATAGTATTATCGAATACAAAGTTTTGCGAATTATTTAAAGTAGATGCAAAACCTCAAGATTTATTTGGGATGGACTGCAAAATGGCTTCAGAACAAAATAAGGTTTTATTTAAAGAACCAGCATTGTTTGTAACAAGAATGGATGAAATAGTAGCCGCTAAAAAATCTGTTTTTGGAGAGCAATTAGAAATGATAGATGGGGTAATTCTCGAAAGAAATTACATTCCAATATTTATTGAAGGAAAAATAAAAGGCTTTTTATGGACCTTTAGAGATATTACCTTAGAAAAAAAATACAGCTTAAGTTTAGAAAGTGAAAAAGAGAAATATAGCAGTATAATTGCCAATATGAATTTAGGTTTGGTAGAGATTAATACAGATGATGAAATTTCGATGGTAAATCAAAGTTTTTTAGAAATGTCTGGGTATGCCAAAGAAGAATTAATAGGAAAAGTAGGCCGTGATATTTTTGCATTTAACGATAGTTCAAATGTTGTAAAAGATCAAAAAGAAAAACGTCTTAAAGGAGAATCTACCTCTTATGAATTTAAGACAAAAAATAAAAGTGGAGAAACTAAATATTGGTTGGTAAGTGCTGCACCAAATTATAATTTGTTGGGAGAAAATATAGGTTCTATTGCTTTGAATCTAGATATTACTAAATTTAAAAGGTTGCAATTACAAAAAGAGCAAATTTTAAAGGAATTAGAAAAAAGTAATGAACATTTACATGAATATGCGCATATTGTTTCTCACGATTTAAAATCGCCACTTAGAAGTATTGACGCATTGGTTTCTTGGATTAAAGCAGATAATGAAGGTAAGTTTGATGAAGTAACACTACAAAATTTTGGTCTTGTAGAAACTACTTTAGAAACCATGGAAAAACTAATTTCTGATGTTTTAGAATATTCTAGTGCAGGTTCTAGTACAGAAGAATATGAAGATGTAGATTTAAATAATACGTTATCAGATTTAAAAAAGATATTATTTATTCCAGAAAACATAGCTGTTAATGTCTTAAAAAAATTACCAATTGTTAAAGGAGATAAGACTAAGTTTCAACAATTATTTCAAAACTTTATAAGCAATGCAATTAAATTTTGCGACAAAGAAATAGGTGTTGTAGAAATTGATTATAAAGAAGATTTTACTTTTTATCAATTTTCTATAAGAGATAATGGTATTGGAATTGAAGAAAAATATCATGATAAAATTTTTGAAGTTTTTACCTCTTTAAACAAAAGAGAAGATTCAACAGGAATAGGGCTGTCAATTGTTAAAAAAATAGTTGACTTATATAAGGGAGTTATTTGGTTAGAAAGTGAGCCAAATAAAGGAACTACTTTTTACTTTACCATAAAAAAAACTTAA
- a CDS encoding FIST signal transduction protein gives MKTVQLKKHKNSDWKYLSENTPLKAPLVLVFGNRFLLEDKTIFDEIRDKFKDGHIVFGSACGDISSESIDDESITITAIEFEKSNFIIKTTNVLNSNSDSKVDSFSVGKDLISQFSQEGLKHVFVVSEGSFINGSQLTRGMNAATENNLLITGALCGDDARFEKTISSYNENPKAGEIVAIGLYGESLEITFSINGGWTPFGPERIVTKSEGNTLYELDNLPALDLYKKYLGEKSKELPGAALLYPLNVKTEDGHNTIVRSILNIDEEENSMILAGDILENSKVQLMMTNVDNIVNAAEKAAKNALEFRNKKPELAILVSCIGRKLVLDQRVEEEVEEVMEVVGDATTITGLYSYGEIAPFIGENSCELHNQTMTVTLISE, from the coding sequence ATGAAAACCGTACAACTTAAAAAACATAAAAACTCTGATTGGAAATATTTATCAGAAAATACCCCTCTAAAAGCACCCTTAGTACTCGTTTTTGGAAATAGATTTTTATTGGAAGATAAAACTATTTTTGATGAAATTAGGGATAAATTTAAAGACGGACATATTGTATTTGGTTCTGCTTGTGGTGATATTTCATCAGAGTCTATAGATGATGAAAGTATTACAATCACAGCAATAGAATTTGAAAAAAGTAATTTTATAATTAAAACTACAAATGTTTTAAACTCAAATTCAGACTCTAAAGTAGATAGTTTTTCTGTAGGTAAAGATTTAATTAGCCAATTTTCTCAAGAAGGTTTAAAGCACGTTTTTGTTGTTTCTGAAGGAAGTTTTATAAACGGAAGTCAATTAACAAGAGGTATGAATGCTGCCACAGAAAATAATTTATTAATTACTGGTGCTCTTTGTGGAGATGATGCTCGATTTGAAAAAACGATATCTTCTTACAACGAAAACCCAAAAGCAGGAGAAATAGTGGCTATTGGCTTGTATGGTGAGTCTTTAGAGATTACATTTTCTATTAACGGCGGTTGGACACCTTTTGGACCAGAAAGAATTGTAACAAAATCAGAAGGAAATACGTTATATGAATTAGATAACTTACCTGCATTAGATTTATATAAGAAATATTTAGGAGAAAAATCTAAAGAATTGCCAGGTGCAGCTTTATTGTATCCATTAAATGTAAAAACAGAAGATGGACATAACACCATTGTAAGAAGTATTTTAAATATAGATGAAGAAGAAAATTCTATGATTTTGGCAGGTGATATTTTAGAGAATTCTAAAGTACAATTAATGATGACCAATGTAGATAATATTGTAAATGCAGCAGAAAAAGCGGCTAAAAATGCTTTAGAGTTTAGAAACAAGAAACCAGAATTAGCTATTTTAGTAAGTTGTATAGGTAGAAAACTAGTTTTAGACCAAAGAGTAGAAGAAGAAGTAGAAGAGGTAATGGAAGTTGTAGGAGATGCAACAACAATAACAGGGTTGTATTCTTACGGAGAAATAGCGCCTTTTATAGGAGAAAATAGTTGTGAATTACATAACCAAACAATGACAGTTACACTAATTAGCGAATAA
- a CDS encoding sensor histidine kinase, with translation MNSLLKRQIRKYLPKELQSNAELEQFLEAIDKSYSTSEEQFLMLQRATTFSSEELFCANEQLREESDSQKKVISKLESVIDKLQFYDLKNNRPKESVDSLKLVDFIDNQTKEIIKINQQKDKLLRNLERQNQELNDYAHMVSHDLKSPLQSIEALTAWVLEDYSGVLDDTGKENLQFIRDNVEKMDTLVKGILQYSTIGKIEKDFYDVSIDTLVDEILNNKEISNTATFSIPEKLPTIKGDKFRLNQLFKHLINNAVKFNDKEAKTVEIGFKETPDFWRFYIKDNGNGIDRKYFDKIFVAFQKLEDDYQSTGIGLSIVKKIVEVYKGEIYLESEPEVGSTFYFSIKK, from the coding sequence ATGAATTCTTTATTAAAAAGACAAATAAGAAAATATCTACCCAAAGAATTGCAGTCTAACGCAGAGTTAGAACAATTCTTAGAGGCTATTGATAAATCTTATAGCACTTCAGAAGAGCAGTTTTTAATGCTTCAGAGAGCTACAACATTTAGTTCTGAAGAGCTGTTTTGTGCTAATGAACAATTAAGAGAAGAATCTGATTCTCAAAAAAAAGTAATCTCAAAATTAGAAAGTGTCATAGACAAATTACAGTTCTATGATTTAAAGAATAATCGTCCTAAAGAAAGTGTAGATTCTTTAAAATTGGTTGATTTTATAGACAATCAAACCAAAGAAATTATTAAAATTAATCAACAAAAAGACAAACTTTTAAGAAATTTAGAGCGCCAAAATCAAGAATTAAATGATTATGCGCACATGGTTTCTCACGATTTAAAATCGCCTTTGCAAAGTATAGAGGCTTTAACGGCATGGGTTTTAGAAGATTATTCTGGTGTGTTAGATGATACCGGTAAAGAGAATTTACAATTTATTAGAGATAATGTAGAAAAAATGGATACACTTGTAAAAGGTATTTTACAATATTCTACCATTGGTAAAATTGAAAAAGATTTTTATGATGTAAGTATAGATACTTTAGTAGATGAAATTTTAAATAATAAAGAAATATCAAATACGGCTACTTTTAGTATTCCAGAAAAATTACCAACTATAAAAGGAGATAAATTTAGGTTAAACCAATTATTTAAGCATTTAATAAATAATGCTGTAAAATTTAATGATAAAGAAGCTAAAACAGTAGAAATTGGCTTTAAAGAAACGCCTGATTTTTGGAGATTTTATATAAAAGATAATGGTAACGGAATTGATCGTAAGTATTTTGATAAAATATTTGTGGCATTTCAAAAATTAGAAGATGATTATCAGTCTACAGGAATAGGTTTATCTATCGTAAAAAAGATTGTAGAAGTATATAAAGGAGAAATTTATTTAGAATCTGAGCCAGAAGTAGGCTCTACTTTTTATTTTAGCATAAAAAAATAA
- a CDS encoding Hpt domain-containing protein: MEQPNLEYIEQLARGDESIRNELIDVIKTEFPDEKKEYYDYLEKKEFKKIEESVHKLKHKISILGLEKSYEIANEFEHNLRELSLEKQEDFEKILKAITAYIETI; encoded by the coding sequence ATGGAACAACCAAATTTAGAATACATAGAACAGTTAGCAAGAGGAGACGAATCTATTAGAAATGAGTTAATAGACGTTATTAAAACAGAGTTTCCAGATGAAAAGAAAGAGTACTATGATTACCTAGAAAAGAAAGAATTTAAAAAAATAGAAGAAAGTGTTCATAAACTTAAACATAAAATTAGTATTTTAGGTCTCGAAAAGAGTTACGAAATTGCTAATGAGTTTGAACACAACCTTCGGGAACTAAGTTTAGAGAAACAAGAAGATTTTGAAAAAATTTTAAAAGCAATTACAGCGTATATAGAAACTATATAA
- a CDS encoding LytR/AlgR family response regulator transcription factor yields MNCIIIDDEKMARVIIKTLCNEIDSLIILEEFPSAIQAIKYLNENEVDLIFLDIHMPNFSGLDFIRSLKNPPKIILTTSDPKFAIEAFEYDFIVDYLLKPVELPRFKKAIEKAERKNISVATSAKQIAKTKDTENDFYVNIDRRLIKIDLPSIYLIEAKGDYIKIKTESKDYTVHSTLKKIEEKLPDSLFLKIHRSYIINIKKIIDIEDNSVLIKKDVIPVSRSKRPELMKRLDLL; encoded by the coding sequence ATGAATTGTATTATTATTGATGATGAAAAAATGGCAAGGGTTATAATTAAAACCTTATGCAATGAAATAGATTCTTTAATTATTTTAGAAGAGTTTCCTAGTGCCATACAAGCAATAAAATATTTGAATGAAAATGAAGTAGATTTAATCTTCTTAGACATCCATATGCCCAATTTTAGTGGTCTAGATTTTATTAGAAGTCTAAAAAATCCACCAAAAATTATTTTAACAACATCAGATCCAAAATTTGCTATAGAAGCTTTTGAGTACGATTTTATAGTAGATTATTTATTAAAGCCAGTAGAATTGCCACGTTTTAAAAAAGCAATTGAAAAGGCAGAGAGAAAAAATATTTCAGTAGCTACTTCAGCTAAACAAATTGCTAAAACTAAAGATACAGAAAACGATTTTTATGTGAATATAGATCGTAGATTAATAAAAATAGATTTACCAAGTATTTATTTAATAGAAGCAAAAGGCGATTATATTAAAATAAAAACAGAAAGTAAAGATTATACAGTGCATTCTACACTTAAAAAAATAGAAGAAAAACTTCCCGATTCTTTATTCCTAAAAATACACCGTTCGTACATTATCAATATTAAAAAAATTATAGATATTGAAGACAACAGTGTTTTAATCAAAAAAGATGTTATTCCTGTGAGTAGGTCTAAGCGTCCAGAATTAATGAAAAGACTAGATTTACTTTAA
- a CDS encoding T9SS type A sorting domain-containing protein, whose translation MKHIIKKILLILLFVTIGNTIAQSDKSNFVSAESVKIKGLKFNKQQLYKKTPKNSFIEYLPETGINHTETAFVSISEKLVVNKNIKDFLSVVYYQREHKVASVVATKTEGAVYNHYKEICNRLNGASLDSISTVLVKEHQVIKSKIHNVSGKVEYTLSFSIKVDTNDNELFSFWNIDQYPTGDYQNYLIWGSSYAQVYAIANYVIEQYALKGGLKSKVIENVLPNVFVKTGSYSNGIVHLNLINRTQEKAVNFVGNIADTEVSEHVKAANTFSLSGDYNEVLSIETGVLFDIGFYLETASSNQKDALYLADGPWGLDYLKEYAMVSNFEIKTFEREFKEAVYEVERSVKAVGEVKGNINLFRHLLPENKTLNVVKYDFLNFNIRNNEPVEIILMSGEDRAWENRLRYTIPANSKEKRYSVSFSDFVDHLGNKAVITDIKTIVFSIIGDYTNYKPFNFDINQIAFTTNSTLSTDDVIVKNNNKLKNYPNPFTSSTTILLPTATNDIQIKVFDVMGRVVDIQKISSRSSFTKVQYNAPQLKKGVYKYSLIDDTKSQHSGTFIVN comes from the coding sequence ATGAAACATATCATAAAAAAAATATTGCTAATTCTCCTTTTTGTAACAATAGGAAACACCATTGCTCAATCAGACAAAAGTAATTTTGTTAGTGCAGAAAGTGTGAAAATTAAGGGACTAAAATTTAATAAGCAACAACTTTATAAAAAGACTCCTAAAAATTCTTTCATAGAGTATTTACCAGAAACAGGAATAAATCATACAGAAACAGCATTTGTTTCTATTTCAGAAAAACTGGTCGTTAATAAAAATATAAAAGATTTTTTATCGGTAGTTTATTATCAAAGAGAACATAAAGTAGCTTCGGTTGTAGCAACAAAAACGGAAGGCGCTGTTTACAATCATTATAAAGAGATTTGTAATCGATTAAATGGAGCTAGTTTAGATAGTATTAGTACTGTTTTAGTAAAAGAGCATCAAGTAATAAAATCTAAAATACATAATGTTTCTGGTAAAGTTGAATATACTTTAAGTTTTTCAATTAAAGTAGATACCAATGATAACGAATTATTTAGTTTTTGGAATATAGACCAATATCCTACAGGTGATTATCAAAATTATTTAATTTGGGGAAGTTCTTACGCTCAAGTTTATGCAATCGCAAATTATGTTATAGAGCAATATGCCTTAAAAGGTGGACTTAAAAGTAAGGTCATAGAAAATGTATTACCAAATGTTTTTGTAAAAACAGGAAGTTACTCTAATGGTATTGTTCATTTAAATCTAATCAATAGAACTCAAGAAAAAGCAGTTAATTTTGTTGGTAATATAGCAGATACAGAAGTTTCAGAACATGTTAAAGCAGCAAATACTTTTTCACTCTCTGGAGATTATAATGAAGTACTATCTATAGAAACAGGTGTTTTATTTGATATTGGCTTTTATTTAGAAACAGCTTCGTCTAACCAAAAAGATGCCTTGTATCTAGCAGATGGACCTTGGGGTTTAGATTATTTAAAAGAATATGCAATGGTTTCAAATTTCGAAATAAAAACTTTTGAAAGAGAGTTTAAGGAAGCTGTTTATGAAGTAGAGCGAAGTGTTAAAGCTGTTGGAGAGGTGAAAGGAAATATTAATTTATTTAGACACCTTTTACCTGAAAACAAAACTTTAAATGTGGTTAAATATGACTTTCTTAATTTTAATATTAGAAATAATGAGCCTGTAGAAATAATACTTATGTCTGGCGAAGATAGAGCTTGGGAAAATAGGTTACGTTATACAATTCCTGCAAATTCAAAAGAAAAAAGATATAGTGTTTCTTTTTCAGATTTTGTAGATCATCTAGGGAATAAAGCAGTAATTACAGATATTAAAACTATTGTATTTTCTATTATAGGAGATTACACCAATTACAAACCTTTTAATTTTGATATAAATCAAATAGCATTCACAACAAATAGTACTTTAAGTACAGATGATGTTATTGTAAAAAATAATAACAAGTTAAAAAATTACCCAAATCCTTTTACAAGTTCTACAACAATTCTACTACCAACTGCAACTAATGATATTCAAATTAAAGTTTTTGATGTAATGGGTAGAGTAGTAGATATTCAAAAAATAAGCAGCCGTTCTTCTTTTACAAAAGTACAATACAATGCTCCTCAATTAAAAAAAGGAGTTTATAAATATAGCCTAATTGACGATACAAAAAGTCAACATTCTGGAACATTTATCGTCAACTAG